One Brassica oleracea var. oleracea cultivar TO1000 chromosome C7, BOL, whole genome shotgun sequence genomic window carries:
- the LOC106303732 gene encoding ribonuclease 3 yields MKFFLCILALQQLYVLSVAQDFDFFYFVVQWPGAYCDSRHSCCYPKTGKPAADFGIHGLWPNYKTGGWPQNCNPDSTFDELRVSDLMSNLRREWPTLSCPSNDGVHFWTHEWEKHGTCAESELDQHDYFEAGLKLKQKANLLHALTNAGIKPDDKFYEIKDIERAIKEAIGFAPGIECNKDSSHNSQLYQIYLCVDTSASNFINCPVMPHGRCDSRVQFPKF; encoded by the exons ATGAAATTCTTCCTTTGTATTCTTGCGTTACAACAACTGTACGTGCTAAGTGTCGCTCAAGATTTCGATTTCTTCTACTTTGTTGTACAG TGGCCTGGAGCGTATTGTGATTCAAGACATAGTTGTTGCTATCCGAAAACCGGGAAACCAGCTGCGGATTTTGGAATTCATGGTCTTTGGCCTAACTACAAAACTGGTGGATGGCCTCAAAACTGTAATCCTGATAGCACATTTGATGAATTACGG GTATCTGATCTGATGAGCAACTTACGAAGAGAATGGCCAACATTGTCGTGTCCCAGCAACGATGGTGTCCACTTTTGGACACACGAATGGGAGAAGCACGGGACTTGTGCTGAGTCTGAGCTCGACCAACACGATTATTTTGAAGCCGGTCTCAAACTCAAACAGAAAGCTAACCTCCTTCATGCCCTCACCAATGCTG GGATCAAACCAGATGATAAATTTTATGAAATAAAAGATATTGAGAGGGCGATCAAGGAAGCAATTGGATTTGCTCCGGGAATAGAATGTAACAAGGATTCATCGCATAATAGCCAACTTTATCAGATTTATCTATGCGTTGACACTTCGGCCTCCAACTTCATCAACTGTCCTGTTATGCCACATGGTCGATGCGACTCTCGAGTTCAATTTCCCAAGTTCTAG
- the LOC106305767 gene encoding probable pectinesterase/pectinesterase inhibitor 12: protein MALSSLSFYFLCFLLFTPSIFSYSSLTSPNPNQISATSFCKNAPYPDACFHSLKLSLSINISPNILSFLLQTLKLALSEAGKLTDLLSGAGISNNLVEGQRGSLQDCKDLHHITSSVLKRSLSKIKEDANDPRKLADARAYLSAALTNKNTCLEGLDSASGPLKPKLVTSFTTTYKHVSNSLSALSKQRKANHLKTNSKTKNRRLLGLFPDWVSEKDRRFLEDSGDEYDEYEPSEILIVAADGTGNFTTINEAISFAPNMSSDRVLIYLREGEYNENIEIPSYKTNIVLIGDGSDVTFVTGNRSVGDGWTTFRSATLAVSGEGFLARDITIMNTAGPEKHQAVALRVNADFVALYRCVIDGYQDTLYTHSFRQFYRECDIYGTIDYIFGNAAVVFQGCNIVSKLPMPGQFTVVTAQSRDSPDEDTGISMQNCSIFATEDLLNSSTRVNSYLGRPWRGYSRTVLMESFIDEFIDGSGWTKWAGGEGLDTLYYGEYNNNGPGSDTSKRVNWSGYHIMGYEDAFNFTTTEFITGDGWLGSTSFPYDNGI from the exons ATGGCTCTCTCTTCACTCAGTTTCTATTTTCTATGCTTTCTCCTCTTCACTCCTTCTATTTTCTCGTATTCATCTCTGACTTCCCCAAACCCTAATCAAATCTCTGCCACAAGTTTCTGCAAGAACGCACCATATCCAGATGCATGTTTCCACTCTTTAAAACTCTCTCTCTCCATCAACATAAGCCCTAACATTCTGTCTTTCCTCCTTCAAACCCTCAAACTAGCTCTTTCCGAGGCTGGAAAACTCACCGATCTCCTTTCAGGCGCCGGAATCTCGAACAACCTCGTTGAGGGCCAACGTGGCTCTCTTCAAGACTGCAAAGATCTCCACCACATAACTTCTTCCGTATTGAAACGTTCTCTCTCCAAAATCAAAGAAGATGCTAATGATCCACGGAAGCTAGCTGACGCTAGAGCTTACTTGAGCGCTGCTCTCACCAACAAGAACACTTGCTTGGAAGGTCTTGACTCGGCATCTGGTCCACTAAAGCCAAAGCTTGTGACTTCCTTTACGACCACTTATAAACACGTAAGCAACTCTCTTTCGGCTCTTTCAAAACAGCGAAAGGCCAATCATCTTAAAACCAATAGCAAGACCAAGAACCGCCGGTTACTTGGGTTATTTCCCGACTGGGTTTCTGAGAAAGATCGCCGGTTTTTAGAAGATTCCGGTGATGAGTATGACGAGTATGAGCCGAGTGAGATCCTCATTGTGGCTGCTGATGGAACAGGTAATTTTACAACTATTAACGAAGCTATAAGCTTTGCTCCGAATATGAGTAGCGACAGAGTGCTGATATATTTAAGAGAAGGTGAGTATAACGAAAACATTGAGATTCCAAGTTACAAGACTAATATTGTCCTGATCGGTGATGGATCCGATGTTACGTTTGTTACCGGCAACCGCAGCGTCGGAGATGGATGGACCACTTTTCGATCTGCCACTCTTG CGGTTTCTGGCGAAGGATTCTTGGCGAGGGATATAACCATAATGAACACAGCGGGGCCAGAGAAGCATCAAGCGGTTGCTTTACGCGTTAACGCGGATTTTGTGGCCTTATATCGATGTGTCATTGACGGTTACCAGGACACACTTTACACTCACTCATTCCGACAATTCTACCGTGAATGTGATATATATGGAACAATTGATTATATATTTGGCAACGCGGCTGTGGTTTTCCAAGGCTGCAACATAGTCTCAAAGTTGCCAATGCCAGGACAGTTCACTGTAGTTACGGCACAGTCACGAGATAGTCCGGATGAAGACACTGGGATCTCGATGCAGAACTGCTCCATCTTTGCCACGGAAGATTTGTTAAATAGCTCAACTAGAGTGAATAGCTATTTAGGGCGTCCATGGAGAGGATATTCAAGAACCGTTCTAATGGAATCTTTTATTGATGAATTTATTGACGGTTCGGGTTGGACCAAATGGGCCGGTGGTGAAGGACTTGATACTCTGTATTATGGCGAGTACAATAATAACGGGCCAGGTTCTGATACAAGTAAGCGGGTCAACTGGTCGGGTTATCACATTATGGGTTACGAAGATGCGTTTAACTTCACGACAACGGAGTTTATTACCGGCGATGGTTGGTTAGGCAGTACTTCCTTCCCTTATGATAATGGCATATAA